A DNA window from Pyrus communis chromosome 3, drPyrComm1.1, whole genome shotgun sequence contains the following coding sequences:
- the LOC137727716 gene encoding hyoscyamine 6-dioxygenase-like translates to METLDQNLVSSWFDVQSVPQTFVHPPEKRPGNSIDVPPCKNIPVVDLGSRDRRRTIQQISKASQDFGFFQVINHGVCKKLIDDIMSISKEFHKMPRKDKIIEGSKDPSGRCKFYTSSENYANEEVHYWRDALTHPAHSSENYMQFLPQKPTQYREVFKAYVDEVRNMGSMILAILAEGLGLSKEFFNGGLNENPTLLSNHYPPCPDPTLTLGLKKHRDPSLITILLQDSEGLQVFKDGNWIGVEPISSGFVVNIGYVMQMISNSKFKGADHRVVTNSRAARTTIAYFIYPSNETVIEPANVLCNPPLYRSMKFTEFLQHFKSKAANDEEMSKFLSLSSS, encoded by the exons ATGGAGACATTAGACCAGAATCTTGTTTCAAGCTGGTTTGATGTTCAATCTGTTCCCCAAACCTTTGTCCACCCACCTGAAAAGCGGCCCGGTAACAGTATTGACGTTCCTCCGTGCAAGAATATTCCTGTAGTTGATCTTGGCAGCCGTGATCGCCGTCGCACAATTCAACAAATTTCCAAAGCTAGCCAAGACTTCGGATTTTTCCAG GTCATCAATCATGGGGTTTGCAAGAAGTTGATTGATGACATAATGAGTATTTCCAAGGAGTTTCATAAAATGCCCCGAAAGGATAAGATAATTGAAGGCTCAAAGGACCCTAGTGGAAGATGCAAGTTCTACACAAGCAGTGAAAACTATGCGAATGAAGAGGTTCACTACTGGCGAGATGCATTGACTCACCCTGCTCATTCTTCTGAAAACTACATGCAGTTTTTGCCTCAAAAACCTACTCAATACCG AGAAGTTTTCAAGGCATACGTGGATGAGGTAAGAAATATGGGTTCTATGATTTTGGCGATTCTTGCTGAAGGGTTGGGACTGAGCAAAGAGTTCTTCAACGGTGGACTTAATGAAAATCCAACGCTGCTGTCCAACCATTATCCGCCATGCCCAGATCCTACCTTAACCTTGGGATTAAAGAAACACCGCGATCCGAGCCTCATAACCATTTTACTTCAAGATTCAGAAggacttcaagtcttcaaaGATGGGAATTGGATTGGTGTTGAGCCTATTTCTAGTGGCTTTGTTGTTAACATAGGCTACGTCATGCAG ATGATCAGCAACTCGAAGTTTAAAGGCGCTGACCATCGAGTGGTGACAAATTCAAGAGCTGCAAGGACAACGATTGCGTACTTCATTTATCCGTCTAATGAGACCGTTATAGAACCTGCAAATGTTTTGTGCAATCCACCACTGTACAGATCCATGAAGTTTACGGAGTTCCTTCAACACTTCAAATCGAAAGCTGCCAACGACGAAGAAATGTCGAAGTTTTTAAGCCTCTCGAGTAGCTAA